A region of Ictalurus furcatus strain D&B chromosome 1, Billie_1.0, whole genome shotgun sequence DNA encodes the following proteins:
- the cd4-2.2 gene encoding CD4-2 molecule, tandem duplicate 2, which yields MFMSKNILWITFAFCLTSGSCTDIFQKSGSDAKMDCDGADPKKYIEWKRNNVLLLNKSPSGTMRRGVIDTTNRARIDGITLKITQLKTSDNGVYTCNSNTYKLYVVSASANPSSVLYSSETTLSCDVAEDFKGTFQWLESGSKPYGQSKDVTVKNVTLDNARNWTCLIKNEKSKEIIRLDVNINVVGPLNTPREVKTHEGGSAALPCFLPAQSQLPITGGSWKRESHSDIRFPVLMRKQNAVQWNSTDVSTDKVTFTEQELKTNFSVTLKKVKVADAGVYVCSLMFENGKALTSSLNLTVSKRDADDPDMDSRGSTVTKSNMWNKRVWGMQLWVWIAVSASSFVLIGLVVIILLIHCRNKRMKKKMMKLKSMRQPHTSRNYCKCDRAVSQAGTGKRGRPPPLPRHQYSSLNE from the exons ATGTTTATGTCTAAAAACATCCTTTGGATCACCTTTG CTTTTTGTTTAACCTCAGGAAGTTGTACAgacatttttcaaaaaagtGGCAGTGACGCGAAAATGGACTGTGATGGTGCGGATCCGAAAAAATACATAGAATGGAAACGCAACAACGTCCTGTTGCTAAACAAATCCCCATCAGGAACAATGCGCAGAG GTGTAATAGATACTACTAACAGGGCACGGATAGATGGAATCACGTTGAAAATCACCCAGCTGAAGACTAGCGACAATGGAGTCTACACATGCAACTCAAATACTTACAAACTGTATGTGGTATCAG CCTCTGCGAACCCATCTTCAGTTCTGTACTCGAGTGAAACCACCCTAAGCTGTGATGTTGCTGAAGACTTTAAAGGAACATTTCAGTGGCTTGAATCAGGTTCTAAACCATATGGCCAAAGTAAGGATGTGACTGTAAAAAATGTGACCTTAGATAATGCAAGAaactggacctgcctgatcaaAAATGAAAAGAGCAAAGAAATTATTAGGCTAGACGTGAACATCAATGTTGTTG GTCCTTTGAACACACCAAGGGAAGTTAAGACTCATGAAGGGGGCAGTGCAGCGCTCCCGTGTTTTCTACCTGCCCAGAGCCAACTGCCTATAACCGGGGGCTCATGGAAGCGTGAGTCCCACTCTGACATCCGCTTCCCTGTATTAATGAGGAAACAGAATGCTGTCCAGTGGAATAGCACTGATGTCAGCACTGATAAAGTCACCTTCACTGAACAGGAGCTGAAGACAAACTTTAGTGTGACACTGAAAAAG gtGAAGGTTGCTGAtgctggtgtgtatgtgtgcagtcTGATGTTTGAAAATGGGAAAGCATTGACTTCTTCGTTGAATCTGACAGTTTCAAAAAGGGATGCTGATGATCCTG ATATGGATTCTAGAGGTTCTACAGTAACGAAAAGCAACATGTGGAACAAACGTGTGTGGGGTATGCAGTTGTGGGTCTGGATTGCCGTGTCAGCGTCTTCTTTTGTCCTGATTGGCCTTGTTGTCATCATTCTACTGATTCACTGCAGGAACAAACGGATGaag AAAAAGATGAtgaaactgaagtctatgaGGCAACCCCATACATCCAGGAATTACTGCAAGTGTGACAG GGCTGTGAGCCAGGCTGGTACAGGTAAACGAGGCCGGCCTCCACCTCTACCCAGGCACCAGTACAGCTCTTTAAATGAATAA